The Vicia villosa cultivar HV-30 ecotype Madison, WI linkage group LG1, Vvil1.0, whole genome shotgun sequence genome includes a region encoding these proteins:
- the LOC131650172 gene encoding protein MAIN-LIKE 2-like, protein MGETHRGTPQNIATYNVQRFRTRSKHTIAPDERIIPYLNIAGFGPISRIAESSIDHKFVLALLERWRPETHTFHLPTGECTITLEDVHMLLGLPVDGKAINGCVMQANSLCQEAIGIDLIEGAVGARGQGVNLKRLKEHYKKFRLDDESTQETILQKTRCYVLLLIGNVLFPDSTGNTVNFMYLRLLMDFSRVGLYSWGSAVLATLYQSLCKNAVAESCTFYGCALSYGDRISSASMSLERRMQKSGRQSAA, encoded by the exons atgggcgaaacacacagaggaaccccCCAGAACATCGCTACCTAT AACGTTCAACGCTTTCGCACTCGTAGTAAACATACCATTGCCCCGGACGAACGCATCATACCATACCTGAACATTGCTGGTTTCGGTCCGATTAGCAGGATTGCCGAGTCTTCAATTgaccacaagtttgttcttgctttgctAGAACGTTGGAGGCCAGAAacacacaccttccatcttccgacaggggagtgcaccatcacccttgAAGACGTCCATATGCTACTCGGCCTTCCTGTTGatggtaaggcaattaatggttgTGTTATGCAGGCGAATAGCTTATGCCAAGAGGCAATTGGAATAGACTTGATAGAAGGAGCCGTTGGTGCTAGGGGGCAAGGTGTTAACCTAAAGAGGTTAAAGGAGCATTATAAAAAGTTTCGCTTGGATGATGAGTCTACCCAAGAGACCATATTGCAGAAAACTAGGTGTTATGTATTGTTGcttattggaaacgttttgttcccgGATAGCACAGGTAACACGgttaactttatgtatcttcgtttgcTAATGGATTTTAGTAGAGTTGGTTTGTACAGCTGGGGGTCTGCGGTACTGGCTACCTTGTACCAGTCACTATGCAAAAACGCGGTTGCTGAGTCCTGCACATTCTACggatgcgccct ttcatatggcgaccgtATCTCGAGTGCGAGTATGAGCCTAGAGCGCAGGATGCAGAAATCTGGACGACAAAGTGCTGCTTAA
- the LOC131613442 gene encoding GRAS family protein RAM1-like: MEDSEEDELLNLSLSVNRERKKKGKIITRETNNNHNHHHHNNNNFSMICTNRNSYEGYEGKIFRLLQMREQMLRKTTLNLEDSNGLPLIHLLLTTATSVDENNFDSSLENLTDLYQTVSLTGDSVQRVVAYFTDGLTAKLLTKKSPFYEMLMEEPTTDEEFLAFTDLYRVSPYYQFAHFTANQAILETFEKEEERNNRSIHVIDFDVSYGFQWPSLIQSLSEKATSANRISLRITGFGKNLKELQETESRLINFSKSFVNIVFEFQGLLRGSRIINLRKKKNETVAVNLVSYLNKLTCLLKISDTLGFVHSLNPSIVVIVEQEGSKNPSRTFLSRFTDTLHYFAAMFDSLDDCLPLESIERLRIEKKFFGKEIKTMLNNYDVVDDGGVDCAKYEKMETWKVRMENHGFVGMKMSSKCLIQAKLLLKMRTHYCPLQFEEEGGGGFRVSERDDGKAISLGWQNRFLLTVSAWQSL; encoded by the coding sequence ATGGAAGATTCAGAAGAAGATGAGCTTCTAAATCTCAGCCTCTCCGTTAacagagaaagaaaaaagaaaggaaaaatcaTCACAAGAGAAACCAATAACAACCacaaccaccaccaccacaacaacaacaacttctctATGATTTGTACCAATAGAAACTCCTACGAAGGCTATGAAGGAAAAATCTTCAGACTTCTTCAAATGAGAGAACAAATGCTCCGAAAAACCACTCTCAACCTCGAAGATTCAAACGGCCTTCCCTTAATTCACCTCCTTCTCACAACAGCAACTTCCGTCGACGAAAACAACTTCGATTCGTCTCTCGAAAACCTAACAGATCTTTACCAAACCGTCTCACTCACCGGCGATTCAGTCCAACGAGTCGTCGCTTATTTCACCGACGGCTTAACCGCGAAACTCCTCACCAAAAAATCACCATTCTACGAAATGTTAATGGAAGAACCAACCACCGACGAAGAGTTTCTCGCATTCACAGATCTCTACCGAGTTTCACCGTATTACCAATTCGCTCATTTCACAGCAAACCAAGCTATCTTAGAAACCttcgagaaagaagaagagagaaacaACCGCTCAATTCACGTGATCGATTTCGATGTCTCATATGGTTTTCAATGGCCTTCACTGATTCAATCACTCTCAGAGAAAGCCACAAGCGCAAACAGAATCTCCCTCAGAATAACTGGTTTCGGTAAGAATTTAAAAGAGCTTCAAGAAACTGAATCTAGGTTAATTAATTTCTCAAAAAGCTTCGTAAACATTgtttttgagtttcaaggtttGTTAAGAGGATCGAGAATAATTAACCTAAGGAAGAAGAAAAACGAAACTGTGGCGGTTAATTTAGTTTCATATCTCAACAAATTAACTTGTTTATTGAAAATTTCTGACACATTGGGATTTGTTCATTCTCTTAACCCTTCCATTGTGGTGATCGTTGAACAAGAAGGTTCTAAGAATCCTTCTAGAACCTTCTTATCAAGATTCACAGACACATTGCATTATTTCGCAGCGATGTTTGATTCACTTGATGATTGTTTACCATTAGAGAGTATCGAGAGGTTGAGAATAGAGAAGAAATTTTTCGGTAAAGAGATCAAAACCATGCTGAATAATTATGATGTAGTTGATGACGGTGGTGTTGATTGTGCAAAGTATGAGAAAATGGAAACATGGAAAGTGAGAATGGAGAATCATGGATTTGTTGGGATGAAAATGAGTTCTAAGTGTTTGATACAAGCAAAGTTGTTGCTGAAGATGAGGACACATTATTGTCCACTTCAGTTTGAGGAAGAAGGTGGTGGTGGTTTCAGGGTTTCTGAAAGAGATGATGGAAAAGCTATTTCATTAGGATGGCAAAATAGGTTTTTGCTTACTGTGTCAGCATGGCAATCACTTTGA